The nucleotide sequence GCTTTATCTGGCGGCGGCATTCGCAGCGCGACCTTTTCTCTCGGATTATTACAGAAATTTCAAGAGTACAATTTGCTGCGAATTTTTGATTATCTTTCGACGGTTTCCGGTGGTGGATACGTCGGCGGTTGGTGGAGCGCCTGGCTTTCGCGAAGTGAAACGAAAGTCGGTTTCCACGAAGATGAGCGACAGGCAGTTCGCGCGCCGCAGGATGGCGTCAGCCCGTTGTTTCCGCAACCTGAACGCATCGAACCGGCAAGGATTTCCAAATACCTGAAAGGTTACGAAAAGATAAAAGAGGGTTCGCTGAGCGCATCGCAAGACCCGATTCATCACCTCAGACTGTTCAGCAATTATTTAACTCCGCGAAAAGGTCTGCTGAGCGGCGATACCTGGCAGGCGGTATCGATGTTAATGAGAAACCTCATTCTCACCTGGGTGGTGTTGCTGCCGTTGCTGTTTTCATTTGTGCTGGTCGGGCAGTTCTATTTTGTTTTACAGAATAATTCATCGTCCGAGTTTCTGATTCCCTTTGAACAAGAGATTGCCCAGACCCAGCAGGCACTTGCAGCCTTGCCATCACAATATGCGCCGGAAAAAGAGGAAGTGAACCGCCTTGCGGATGAACAACTGCTTGAACTCGAAAACCGGAATTTGCCCAAGGGTGAATTTGAAAAAAATAAAGAGGAGATTGAGAGACAGCAAAAAAATGATTTAGCCGCGATTAATGATGCAGAAAGGGAACAGACCGAATTATTCACAGAAAAACAACGCCAACTGAAAACCAATTATCAAGCGGCGTTGATGAATCGTCTGGCGCTTGCCGCTTACCTGATTATTCCAATACTTATCTGGCTACTGGTGACCACAGCCTTCTGGTTGCGCGTGAATATCACCCCGCAATTTATTGACAAAATCGCGCACGCCATTCCCAGTGTGATTTTTTGGATGTTGATTGTCGGCGTGGTTTATTTAAGCGTGAATTTCACGAGCGGCAATTTTTCTCTTTCGGCTTATAATCCGTTAAAACTTTTTCTGCAACTGCCGCCCTGGGTCATCGGTGTTTTACTGCTTATCTGGTTGGTGGTCTCCGGGATTTTATGGTGGCAATCTCTGCCCTTTGCTCAGAATAAACGCGAACGGGTAATGAGCCGATACGCCAAAGGCAATTTGCTGAGTTTGATTCTGACGCTCGGTTTAACCTTTATGGTGATGCTGGCGCTGGTGGCTTTGCAACGATTGGTCATCGTTTATGAAAACGGCGTTCCGCCAAAATTTTTCTGGCTGTTTTCGGCAATCATTCTGATTTCCGGCTGTCTATGGTTTTACAGTTTGCCGCGCAAAGAGGATGAATGGGAGTGGCGCAAGTTGGTTCACGGAAACCGCATCGTCCGCTTGCAAACGACTTTGACGGTTTCACTGGTTGGAGTGATTCTGGTGCTGGCGCTTTCCGGTTACGGATACGAAATTGCCGAATATATTTTTCGCAATCCAACCTCAAAGCAGACAATCACCGATTATGTTGCCAAAGCCGGCGGCTGGATTGCGTTGATTGCTTCGATTGCCGGTTCCATCTTCACCGCCATCAAAAATTCACCGACCGGCGGGGAAGACAAACATAAAGTCAGCGAGCCTTCGATGACCGCAAGATTGATTATCGCGCTCACCCCGCCACTGGTTTTGGTCTGCCTGGCGGTGGCATTTGCCTGGCTATCGCGCTGGATGTTGATTCGCTTTAAAGCTGACCAAGCCGGGTTCGTCGAAAAAATGCAGATTCCGATTGCGGTCTGTATCGTGCTCTATCTGTTTCTGGCAATCTACGAAATTCGCGCCTGGAAAAAAATCGGCGCATTTTTAATCAGCCTCCTGTCTTTGCTGGTCACCGCAATCGTCGGTTGGTGGGCGATTAAATGGTTTCTCGGAGCGCAGCCGGAATTTAACTCGGAATCTGCTTGCTGGATGCCGTACTGTTACATCATTGGAACGCTGGGCGCAGGCATTGGATTACTGATTGTTTATCGCATACCCAATTCGATGCGCGGTCGGAAAATATTTTTAGGTTCGGTTGTGGTTCTGTTCTTTCTGATTTTCAGTTTATTAGCCAATAAAACCTCATTTGCCAATTCGATTTTCTTTTCGGTTTTCAAGGAAAGCTCGGTTCCGGTTTCGGTCGCCCAGAGCAGTATTTTTATCATTGGGTTGATTGGCTGTGGGGTGGTGGCAATGTGGGAAATTTACCGCTGGGATGGCAATACTAAACGCTCAATCTCTTTGCTTGCGTTTACCTATGTGGTTTTAGCGGGTTTTTTATTTTTCACCTTTTTTTCCGATAAGCAGCATCACGCCAGCATGTTGATGGGCTATTTAACGCTGGGCTTGCTGTTTATTGCCTACTCGTTGTCGGTGGCGCTTGGCTGGATGTCAGACCCCAATATGCTGTCGATGCATATGTTTTATAAATCGCGATTGATGCGCGCCTATCTCGGCGCGTCAAATCCCAATCGTCGGTCACAGGAGATTACCGAATCGGCAACCGGCGACGACATCTTGTTGAAAGATTTAAATAATTGTCAAAGGGGCGCGCCCTTTCATCTCATCAATACGACCTTGAATCTGGTTGGCGGCAAAGACCTCGCAACCGCGCAACGTTCATCCGATTATTTTGTGTTATCCAAGTTATATTCCGGGTCTTCGCGAACCGGCTACCGGAAAAATTTGCCCGAACAGTATATGCAAGGGCAGATGACGCTCGGCACTGCGATTGCCGTATCGGGGGCTGCGGTGAGTCCGAATATGGGCGCGAAGACGCAGACTTCGGCGGTCGCCATGTTGTTGACGCTTTTGAATGTGCGTTTGGGATATTGGGCGCCGACGCCCAATCGCCGGTTGTGGCGCTCTTCGCAAGCCGGACTCTGGCCGTTTTATATCCTCAAAGAATTTCTCTCGCAAACCAATGACCTGTCGAGCTATTGCTACCTCACGGATGGCGGGCATTTCGACAACACCGGACTTTATTCACTGGTTGAGCGCGGCTGTTTGTACATCGTGGTTTCCGATAACGGCGCAGACCCGAACAATCGCTTCGAGGATTTAGGCGAAGCCATACGCCGATGCCGGATTGATTTTCGCACAGAGATTGATCTGGATGTGACGCCGCTGTTTGCCAAAGAGGATGATGTGAGCGGCGATTTTTTTTCGGAGCGCAACTTTATTGCCGGAAGCATCACTTATGACCCTGACCATTTACGTGAATTGGGCTGGAGTGAAACCAGTATCAAGACCGGTAATCAAGGGGTGATTATCGTCATCAAACCTTCGCTGGTTGAAAAAGAGAGCGTTGATTTACGCCAATACATGCGGCAGAACAAGGATTTTCCTCAACAAAGCACCAGCGATTTGTGGTATGACGAAGCGCAATTTGAAAGCTACAGAAAACTGGGCGAATGGTGCGCGCAAATCATGATTGAAGAGTTGAAACTGGATAAGAGTTTGACGAAAGACGCGCGGATTTACCCTGAAATTATCAAACAGGCATTTGATGACGCTCTGGAAATTTATGAAAACGGCGATGATGGAATTAAAAAAAGGACGGAAGAACCCACCATTCCTTATTCGCCATTCCTGGAAGTCTAAGCGATTTCGCCAATTCGTTCGAGCAATTGGTTGAGTTGTCGTTGCAGCGCTTCTTTGCTATCACAACGCAAGGTGATATGCCCGAGTTTACGATTGGGTCGCGCCGCTTTGCCGTACAGATGCAAATGCGCATCGGGAACGCTCAGGACAGCGCGACGGTCTGGAATGGCACCGATGATATTGACCATTGCAGAAAATCCGATGGTTGCCGTTGACCCCAAAGGCATTCCGATAATCGCTCGCAGATGATTTTCAAACTGACTGGTTTCGGCTCCTTCAATCGTCCAATGCCCGGAATTATGCACCCGCGGCGCCATTTCATTGGCGTATAACTTGCCATCCAGTTGAAAAAATTCAATCGCCAGAACCCCAACATAATCGAGCGCCTGCAACACGCGTGTCGCATAGTCTTCGGCTAGGGCTTGCAACTCATTCGTCAGATTTGGCGCGGGCGCAAGCGACAGTCTGAGCATTCCCTGTCGATGATGATTTTCAACCAGCGGATAAAATTTGGTTTCGCCGTGGGTGCTTCTGACGGCGAGAATCGAAACCTCGCGCTCAAATTCAATCAAGGTTTCAAATATGAGCGGCACCCCGCCAAGCGTCTGCCAGGCGAGCACAGCGTCTTCTTCTTTATGAAGGGTGTATTGACCTTTGCCGTCATAACCGAATCGCCGGGTTTTCAATAGTGCCGGCAATCCGATGTTTTTAATCGCCGCTTCCAAATCTTCCCAAGTTTCGACGCGGACGAAAGGTGGCGTCGGAATTCCCAGTTCCTGAAAAAAGCTTTTTTCAACCAGTCGGTCTTGAGCTTTTTCCAAAGCAACGGGTGGCGGATACACCGGCACGCGGCGACTTAAAAACCGCGCCGATTCGACGGGCACATTTTCAAATTCATAAGTGACAATATCGAGTCCGTCGGCAAAACGCGACAGCGCTTCGAGGTCTGTGAAATCATCAACCTGATGTTCGGTGAGATGACCTGCGGGCGCGGATGATGAGGGGTCGAGCGCGCGAAATCTGAGTCCCAGCGGATAACCCGCCATCGCTAACATCCTGCCCAGTTGCCCGCCGCCGAGTATGCCGATAATCATTTAGGTTCCTTAGTCAAAATAGTTCATCGCGCAAATAAATCTTTTTACAATTAGCGTGGAAATCTCCATTCAGTCAATGCAAAATAATCACCTATGCCTAAGCCGAATTTACAACCTGAAGAACTGACGATTCCAAAGAGCAAGGAGAAACTTCAAAAACCGCCGCTTTACAAAGTGCTTCTGCATAACGATGACTACACCACGATGGAATTCGTGGTCTTCATTTTAATCAGCGTATTCAAAAAATCGGAAACCGAGGCGTTTGTTATCATGCTCAAGGTTCATCAGGAAGGCATAGGGGTAGCCGGGGTTTATTCATATGAAATTGCCGAGACCAAAGCCGAAAAGGTGATGGCTCTCGCCAGACAAAATGAGTATCCTCTATTATGTACCGTCGAAGAGGAATAAATTATTTTGGGTTCGCTTAT is from Acidobacteriota bacterium and encodes:
- a CDS encoding ATP-dependent Clp protease adaptor ClpS, producing the protein MPKPNLQPEELTIPKSKEKLQKPPLYKVLLHNDDYTTMEFVVFILISVFKKSETEAFVIMLKVHQEGIGVAGVYSYEIAETKAEKVMALARQNEYPLLCTVEEE
- a CDS encoding 5-(carboxyamino)imidazole ribonucleotide synthase is translated as MIIGILGGGQLGRMLAMAGYPLGLRFRALDPSSSAPAGHLTEHQVDDFTDLEALSRFADGLDIVTYEFENVPVESARFLSRRVPVYPPPVALEKAQDRLVEKSFFQELGIPTPPFVRVETWEDLEAAIKNIGLPALLKTRRFGYDGKGQYTLHKEEDAVLAWQTLGGVPLIFETLIEFEREVSILAVRSTHGETKFYPLVENHHRQGMLRLSLAPAPNLTNELQALAEDYATRVLQALDYVGVLAIEFFQLDGKLYANEMAPRVHNSGHWTIEGAETSQFENHLRAIIGMPLGSTATIGFSAMVNIIGAIPDRRAVLSVPDAHLHLYGKAARPNRKLGHITLRCDSKEALQRQLNQLLERIGEIA